From Carassius gibelio isolate Cgi1373 ecotype wild population from Czech Republic chromosome B21, carGib1.2-hapl.c, whole genome shotgun sequence, the proteins below share one genomic window:
- the LOC127986200 gene encoding H/ACA ribonucleoprotein complex subunit 2-like protein, whose translation MTKVKKEKGVEEETGGTEKSYQELIANVNPIANPLASRKLSKKIYKCVKKAAKNKQIRRGVKEVQKFINKGEKGIVVFAGDTLPIEVYCHLPIMCEDRNLPYAYVPSKVDLGSSAGSKRPTCVILIKPHDEYKEAYDECLEEVTSLPKPI comes from the exons ATGACGAAGGTAAAGAAGGAGAAAGGTGTCGAAGAGGAGACCGGGGGAACCGAGAAATCCTACCAAGAATTAATAGCTAATGTAAACCCAATCGCAAACCCGCTTGCATCGCGTAAATTAAGCAAAAAGATCTACAAGTGCGTCAAAAAAG cGGCTAAAAACAAACAGATCCGACGAGGAGTAAAAGAAGTCCAGAAATTTATCAACAAAGGAGAGAAGGG TATTGTGGTGTTTGCTGGAGACACTCTCCCCATCGAAGTGTACTGTCACTTACCAATCATGTGTGAAGACAGAAACCTGCCCTATGCTTACGTGCCATCTAAAGTG GATTTGGGCTCATCCGCTGGATCAAAGCGTCCCACCTGTGTCATCCTGATCAAACCTCATGATGAATATAAAGAAGCCTATGACGAGTGCCTGGAGGAAGTCACGTCCCTGCCCAAACCAATCTGA